The Halichoerus grypus chromosome 14, mHalGry1.hap1.1, whole genome shotgun sequence genome contains a region encoding:
- the TMEM210 gene encoding transmembrane protein 210, translated as MAPCPQPDSCLVGSPLGLLRLSLLLIPAAAGTYCECSLGLSREALIALLVVLAGIGASCLCGLVIVAVGVMRAKSEPCPRHTSSRLVGHYGVQEDRMDLHSVQVESHVMDPDLEVSMLPPLDEQGLMAIPMDPMAPNMTVEGEFPLSPPT; from the exons atGGCCCCCTGTCCCCAGCCTGACTCCTGCCTGGTCGGCAGCCCCCTTGGCCTCCTACGTTTGTCCCTTTTGCTCATCCCTGCGGCAG ctgggACGTACTGCGAGTGCAGCCTCGGCCTCAGCCGCGAGGCCCTCATTGCCCTGCTCGTGGTGCTGGCGGGCATAGGTGCCAGTTGCCTCTGCGGCCTGGTCATCGTGGCAGTCGGTGTCATGAGAGCCAAGAG TGAGCCATGCCCCAGACACACGAGCAGCAG GTTGGTGGGGCACTACGGAGTCCAGGAAGATCGCATGGACCTGCACTCCGTGCAAGTGGAGTCCCATGTCATGGACCCCGACCTGGAGGTCTCCATGCTGCCGCCCCTGGACGAACAAGGCCTCATGGCCATTCCCATGGACCCTATGGCCCCAAACATGACTGTGGAGGGGGAGTTCCCTCTCAGCCCCCCAACCTGA
- the LRRC26 gene encoding LOW QUALITY PROTEIN: leucine-rich repeat-containing protein 26 (The sequence of the model RefSeq protein was modified relative to this genomic sequence to represent the inferred CDS: inserted 1 base in 1 codon), which produces MRSPSFLSRRPPPMWLLLLSPWPLWAQSSTAATFSGTPATPDCPEACECAPGGLANCSGRALPAVPADLSRRVRALLLDHNRVRALPPGAFVGAGTLLRLDLRENGLRWVHARAFGSLGALQRLDLGDNQLEALAPRTFSPLRALRSLSLAGNRLARLEPAALGALPLLHALSLQDDELCALAPGFLARXPALHARRLRGKPWTCGCALRPLCSGLRRHPRPAPETETPLCVLPGRQTLSPLTAFPDAAFSHCPQPLAPRDRAVVYVLGPISILASLAACLALGSVLTACRTPRPQPPGETAGLWPWEPRRLCSGLSGPWLFSNLPPSPALLHTPCTRQQATQKFS; this is translated from the exons ATGAGGAGCCCGTCCTTTCTCTCGCGGCGGCCGCCGCCGATGTGGCTCCTGCTGCTGTCGCCGTGGCCACTCTGGGCCCAGTCGTCCACCGCGGCCACCTTCTCGGGAACCCCAGCCACCCCGGACTGCCCCGAGGCGTGCGAGTGCGCGCCGGGCGGCCTGGCCAACTGCTCGGGGCGCGCTCTGCCCGCCGTGCCCGCGGACCTGAGCCGGCGCGTGCGCGCGCTGCTGCTGGACCACAACCGTGTGCGCGCGCTGCCGCCCGGGGCCTTCGTGGGCGCCGGCACGCTGCTGCGCCTGGACCTGCGCGAGAACGGGCTGCGCTGGGTGCACGCGCGGGCCTTCGGGAGCTTGGGCGCGCTGCAGCGGCTCGACCTCGGCGACAACCAGCTGGAGGCGCTGGCGCCCCGCACCTTCTCGCCCCTGCGCGCGCTCCGCTCCCTCTCGCTGGCAGGCAATCGGCTGGCGCGCCTGGAACCCGCGGCGCTGGGCGCGCTCCCGCTGCTGCACGCGCTCAGCCTGCAGGACGACGAGCTGTGCGCGCTCGCGCCGGGCTTCCTGGCCC TGCCCGCTCTCCACGCGCGGCGCCTGCGCGGCAAGCCCTGGACCTGCGGCTGCGCGCTGCGTCCGCTCTGCTCCGGGCTGCGCAGGCACCCGAGGCCGGCGCCAG AGACCGAGACGCCGCTCTGCGTGTTGCCAGGGCGCCAGACGCTCAGCCCCTTGACCGCCTTCCCGGACGCCGCCTTCAGCCACTGTCCGCAGCCACTCGCTCCGCGGGACCGGGCGGTGGTCTACGTGCTCGGGCCCATCTCGATCCTCGCCAGCCTGGCCGCCTGCCTGgcgctgggctccgtgctcaccGCCTGCCGCACGCCCCGCCCGCAGCCGCCTGGGGAGACCGCGGGACTCTGGCCCTGGGAGCCCCGCCGCCTCTGCTCAGGCCTGAGCGGGCCTTGGCTGTTCTCGAATCTTCCCCCGTCCCCTGCCCTTCTTCACACTCCCTGCACGCGTCAACAAGCAACACAGAAATTTTCGTGA